The Podospora pseudopauciseta strain CBS 411.78 chromosome 2 map unlocalized CBS411.78m_2, whole genome shotgun sequence genome has a window encoding:
- a CDS encoding uncharacterized protein (EggNog:ENOG503NZ3W) — MAHTRAHTAAQRALQSPASHNQGNRPQGIRPRKGRKRARTKYAQRNLHLTTPSETPDTQEQPAPVQSKGCKRKHSIEHALDADPDPDPKRPRTLPSRPTEDAFSEPAIGNGAYKHTSPVAFWVKKGRWPEEQDWPEETSETDFTMNRLLARKKSSSNLRKRSISATSTTPSDQKPREEKSAPYRDVRYPLLLQTKGSYMDISELGITDASKHLVRDLLSGDQPVPKETLFDDDIFVDACRNLENKNEARIIQDISRLIVPSAESLTLRNKKYKRLVESVNEGWNNSIPLTSTRPQPDYSVGFRRNAFTEDQLAKLSPFIGDFIAGDQSLFMATYYMYFPFLTCEVKCGAAALDIADRQNAHSMTLAVRGIVELFRAVNCEDKVNQKILAFSVSHDHTSVRIYGHYPVIAGKDIKYYRHPIHKFDFTALDGKDKWTAYRFTKNVYDTWMPKHFENICSAINQLPSDLDFDVPPLSEATGLSQDLGNLMRSDTSCASIPDERGSQSSNAEQQAVTPGTSFSKPKRRKG; from the exons ATGGCCCATACTCGAGCCCACACAGCGGCCCAGAGGGCGCTCCAATCGCCGGCGTCACATAATCAAG GAAATCGACCCCAGGGCATCCGGCCGCGCAAAGGCAGAAAGCGTGCAAGAACTAAGTACGCCCAACGCAATCTACACCTAACTACACCCAGTGAGACGCCGGACACACAA GAACAACCAGCGCCTGTCCAGAGCAAAGGGTGCAAGCGCAAGCACTCAATCGAACACGCACTCGACGCAGACCCAGACCCGGACCCGAAGCGACCACGGACATTGCCGTCACGCCCTACTGAAGACGCATTTAGCGAGCCAGCGATTGGCAACGGCGCCTACAAACACACCAGCCCAGTTGCTTTCTGGGTGAAGAAAGGGCGTTGGCCAGAGGAGCAGGACTGGCCTGAAGAGACCTCGGAGACAGACTTTACCATGAACCGTCTACTTGCACGGAAGAAATCGTCGTCCAATCTGCGGAAGCGGTCGATCTCTGCCACATCCACGACGCCCAGTGACCAGAagccgagggaggagaagagtgCGCCGTATAGGGACGTGCGGTACCCGCTCCTACTCCAGACCAAGGGCTCATATATGGACATTTCTGAGCTTGGTATCACGGATGCGAGCAAGCATCTTGTTAGGGATCTTCTCAGTGGTGATCAACCAGTCCCCAAGGAGACGCTTTTTGACGACGATATCTTCGTGGATGCTTGTCGCAACCTCGAGAATAAGAATGAGGCGAGGATCATTCAAGACATCTCAAGGCTTATCGTTCCTTCGGCGGAATCGCTCACACTACGGAACAAGAAATATAAACGCCTTGTTGAGAGCGTTAACGAAGGGTGGAACAACTCGATTCCTCTCACCAGCACCCGTCCCCAGCCTGACTACTCTGTTGGGTTCAGGCGAAATGCGTTCACCGAGGACCAGCTCGCCAAGTTGTCGCCGTTCATTGGCGACTTCATCGCCGGAGATCAGTCTCTCTTTATGGCCACGTACTACATGTACTTCCCGTTCCTGACCTGCGAGGTGAAGTGCGGCGCCGCTGCGCTCGACATCGCAGACCGGCAGAACGCCCACAGCATGACCCTTGCGGTACGGGGCATCGTCGAGCTCTTCCGTGCTGTCAATTGCGAGGATAAGGTCAACCAGAAGATCCTTGCCTTTTCTGTCTCGCATGACCATACCTCGGTCCGGATCTACGGCCACTACCCGGTAATAGCTGGGAAAGATATCAAGTACTACCGCCATCCGATCCACAAATTCGACTTCACTGCGCTTGACGGAAAGGACAAATGGACGGCATATCGATTCACGAAGAACGTCTACGACACATGGATGCCCAAGCATTTCGAGAACATCTGCTCTGCCATCAACCAGCTGCCGTCGGATTTGGACTTTGATGTTCCGCCGCTTTCCGAGGCGACTGGGCTTTCCCAGGATTTAGGTAACTTAATGCGGTCAGATACCAGCTGCGCTTCTATACCTGACGAGCGGGGCAGCCAGTCGAGCAATGCCGAGCAGCAAGCGGTGACTCCAGGTACCTCATTCAGTAagccgaagaggaggaaaggatAA